A section of the Meles meles chromosome 8, mMelMel3.1 paternal haplotype, whole genome shotgun sequence genome encodes:
- the PATE3 gene encoding prostate and testis expressed protein 3: MDKHFLMVFFLFCFIVAATPLKCMTCHLRTRTDRCRRGFGFCVAQKHESCMTLQIFQDNILQLSYMVCQKFCRNLTFDFNNRTYIHECCKQNFCNLKI, encoded by the exons ATGGACAAACACTTCTTgatggttttcttccttttctgcttcATTGTAG CAGCGACACCACTGAAGTGCATGACGTGCCACCTTCGCACACGGACAGATCGCTGTAGAAGAGGCTTTGGTTTCTGTGTTGCTCAGAAGCATGAGTCCTGCATGACTTTACAGATCTTCCAGG ATAACATTCTGCAGTTATCATATATGGTGTGTCAGAAATTCTGCAGAAatttgacttttgatttcaaCAATCGGACTTACATTCATGAGTGTTGCAAGCAAAATTTTTGTAACCtcaaaatctaa